From Pleurodeles waltl isolate 20211129_DDA chromosome 1_1, aPleWal1.hap1.20221129, whole genome shotgun sequence, a single genomic window includes:
- the LOC138304085 gene encoding protamine-like, translating into MVCRKKKEDRRQQRKKTEKKASNKEDISEVRRRHAGRKKKTVTKKEDVSEKRRRHTRRKKNCLHHRRQRKATCQYPTGSDRNEYLVRRQSMARSAKKTKTMTMTENDVKTMCWPV; encoded by the coding sequence atggtatgcagaaagaaaaaagaagacagacggcaacaaagaaagaagacagagaagaaggcatCAAATAAAGAAGATATCAGCGAAGTAAGAAGAcggcatgctggaagaaaaaagaagacagtaacaaagaaagaagacgtcagcgaaaaaagaagaagacatacaagaagaaaaaagaactgcCTTCATCATCGCAGGCAGAGGAAGGCCACTTGCCAGTATCCAACAGGAAGTGACCGGAATGAGTACTTGGTCCGCAGGCAGTCGATGGCAAGATCGGCGAAGAAGACGAAGACGATGACAATGACAGAAAATGACGTGAAGACGATGTGCTGGCCAGTCTGA